One Candidatus Paceibacterota bacterium genomic window carries:
- a CDS encoding CFI-box-CTERM domain-containing protein, with the protein MIFSRRLITIMLLIGALVGAVLLIPVFTLSAATPVNNLDIVAFGDSLTVGVGSSDNGYVSDLERWTELSIDNEGRTGDTTEDALNRLDTAVLRKDPDIVIVLLGGNDILQDVPKEETFDNLEEIVTRIQDNGAHVILASAHGQLFRFDREQDYQDLADETDAAYVRNIMQDIHGKPSRLSDPVHPNDEGYEIMAERIFTVLQEVIAEDIDTTGITGSCEPEKERIEINQEANWRAFAIGGSTGRYQYEWDGSGDLEGTGEQRVIRYESTGQKTASVSVSTDGESRTSFTCSRSIQVIEPPLTGSCTAELNTRTNEITWEANARGGINDVVYDWEGSEGLESSEHTVTKEYFNDGIKDGIVTISSGNQSITLPCKAEFMQFPPEELDSARLSCDVESPPHVIGEEIQWRANAFGANTREFSYIWDGDNDLNQDNDDPDRAIGVYGTVGIKKAQVDIQTEERTLTFQCAVAVVEEAPEDGGGCFIATAAFGTDLDQDIVHLRNFRDNTLLPNPVGNSLVSLYYTVSPPIADVIREHEWMREATRYVLTPVVALVQ; encoded by the coding sequence ATGATATTTTCCCGCCGACTCATTACGATCATGCTCCTCATTGGCGCACTTGTTGGCGCGGTCTTACTTATACCTGTCTTCACCCTTTCTGCTGCAACACCAGTCAATAATCTTGATATTGTCGCATTCGGTGACAGCCTCACGGTTGGCGTTGGTTCAAGCGACAATGGATATGTTTCCGACCTGGAACGTTGGACAGAACTTTCGATCGACAATGAAGGTCGAACCGGCGACACAACTGAAGATGCTCTAAATAGACTTGATACCGCGGTTCTCAGAAAAGATCCGGACATTGTCATAGTTTTACTTGGCGGCAACGATATACTTCAAGATGTACCTAAAGAAGAAACATTTGATAACCTCGAGGAAATTGTAACTCGGATCCAGGATAACGGAGCGCATGTCATTTTAGCCAGCGCCCATGGACAGCTGTTTCGATTTGATCGTGAACAAGACTATCAAGATCTTGCCGACGAGACCGATGCGGCGTATGTGCGCAACATTATGCAAGACATTCACGGTAAACCATCGCGTCTTTCCGATCCGGTCCATCCAAACGACGAGGGATACGAAATAATGGCAGAGCGGATATTTACCGTTCTACAGGAAGTAATAGCTGAGGACATAGATACTACCGGCATAACCGGATCATGTGAACCTGAGAAGGAACGCATAGAAATTAACCAAGAAGCTAATTGGCGCGCGTTTGCTATTGGCGGCAGTACCGGTCGCTATCAGTATGAGTGGGATGGAAGCGGTGATCTTGAAGGAACCGGAGAGCAAAGAGTGATCCGATACGAAAGTACGGGGCAAAAAACAGCCTCTGTTTCGGTTTCCACCGATGGAGAAAGCCGTACCAGCTTTACTTGTTCTCGGTCTATACAGGTCATCGAACCACCACTAACCGGCTCGTGCACTGCAGAACTAAATACGCGTACAAATGAAATAACCTGGGAAGCAAACGCCCGTGGCGGTATAAACGACGTTGTGTATGACTGGGAAGGATCAGAGGGACTTGAAAGCAGTGAGCACACAGTTACCAAAGAATACTTTAATGACGGCATAAAGGATGGCATTGTCACTATCTCATCCGGAAATCAGTCTATTACACTCCCCTGCAAGGCGGAGTTCATGCAGTTTCCACCCGAAGAACTTGACAGTGCCCGACTCTCCTGCGACGTTGAAAGTCCGCCGCATGTTATTGGTGAAGAAATCCAATGGCGCGCAAACGCGTTCGGGGCTAATACGCGAGAGTTTAGCTATATATGGGACGGCGACAATGATCTTAATCAAGATAACGATGATCCAGACCGTGCAATTGGAGTATACGGTACCGTTGGAATCAAGAAGGCACAGGTAGACATACAAACAGAAGAGCGGACTCTCACTTTCCAGTGCGCTGTAGCCGTGGTCGAAGAGGCTCCTGAGGACGGTGGTGGATGCTTCATCGCAACAGCTGCATTCGGCACTGACCTTGATCAGGATATAGTTCATCTTCGTAATTTTCGTGACAACACACTTCTGCCGAATCCGGTTGGCAATTCTCTCGTATCCCTGTATTATACGGTGAGCCCGCCGATCGCGGATGTGATCCGAGAACACGAGTGGATGCGCGAGGCAACGCGCTACGTACTCACACCAGTTGTGGCGCTAGTACAATAG
- a CDS encoding ribosome-binding factor A: MARRQEQVAELLKHEAAAFFNDVTPTNCLVTVTNTKVSSDYQYATIYITVFPDERTDEIVALGQKKIYELKEYMKSHTELGRIPWLSVELDRGEKHRQRIEEVSRDL; encoded by the coding sequence ATGGCTCGCCGACAGGAACAAGTAGCTGAACTTTTAAAGCACGAAGCTGCTGCTTTTTTTAATGACGTCACCCCTACTAACTGCCTCGTGACAGTGACGAATACAAAAGTGAGTAGCGACTACCAGTACGCAACCATCTACATTACGGTATTCCCTGACGAGCGAACCGATGAAATCGTTGCTCTCGGCCAGAAAAAAATATACGAGCTCAAAGAATACATGAAATCTCACACTGAACTTGGTCGTATTCCGTGGCTGAGCGTTGAACTCGATCGTGGCGAAAAACATCGCCAGCGCATTGAGGAGGTGTCACGAGATCTGTGA
- the infB gene encoding translation initiation factor IF-2 codes for MSTTTSTTTRPPIIAVMGHIDHGKSTLLDTIRHTKVVDSEAGGITQHVSAYEVTSTGSDGKEHSMTFLDTPGHEAFSGVRARGAEVADIAILIVAADDGMKPQTKEALDAIRAAEIPYIVAVNKIDKENADVERTKQSLLEHEVYIEQFGGNVPIVEISALKGTGIDGLLEMIGLVAEMEELSADPAAPASGVVLESKRDPKRGIAATLIVTNGTLTKNVFVTAGPTYAPVRIMENFRGESINEATLSQPVNIVGWSDMPAAGAKWKTVANKKEAEQDIEQQLSGGTDRPAEDAGNPEQESIPIILKADTTGGIEGLSHELKKLENERVRLDVVHKGIGPVNENDVMLASTNNKAIIVGFNIDISNTAKTIAQRDDIEMGTFDIIYDAVDWLTTAVERRTPTIEEKETTGKAKVLRRFSQTKHRQVLGGRVEEGVLKVGEKISIYRREAEIAKGTIKNLQQQKADVSKVEEGMEFGTEIEARIEIQPGDFIEAFDIIKR; via the coding sequence ATGAGTACAACCACCTCTACTACAACACGACCGCCGATCATAGCCGTAATGGGCCATATCGACCACGGAAAATCCACGCTACTTGATACTATTCGGCATACCAAAGTAGTGGACAGTGAAGCCGGGGGTATCACCCAGCACGTTTCCGCATACGAAGTCACCTCAACCGGATCAGACGGCAAGGAACACAGCATGACCTTTTTGGACACACCCGGCCACGAAGCGTTTTCAGGTGTCCGTGCCCGTGGAGCTGAGGTTGCCGACATTGCCATTCTCATCGTTGCCGCTGATGACGGTATGAAGCCACAGACCAAAGAAGCTCTCGATGCCATACGTGCAGCTGAGATCCCGTACATTGTGGCAGTTAACAAGATCGACAAGGAAAACGCTGACGTTGAGCGAACCAAACAAAGCTTGCTTGAGCATGAGGTCTATATTGAACAATTCGGAGGCAACGTACCGATCGTTGAAATATCGGCACTCAAAGGCACCGGCATCGACGGACTACTTGAAATGATCGGACTGGTAGCTGAAATGGAAGAACTATCAGCTGACCCGGCCGCACCCGCTTCCGGCGTTGTTCTCGAGAGTAAACGTGATCCCAAGCGCGGCATAGCCGCAACACTTATTGTGACGAACGGCACACTTACTAAAAATGTATTTGTTACCGCCGGACCTACGTATGCCCCAGTACGTATTATGGAAAACTTTCGCGGTGAATCCATTAATGAAGCAACATTATCTCAACCTGTTAACATTGTCGGCTGGAGCGACATGCCAGCAGCAGGTGCAAAATGGAAAACAGTTGCAAACAAGAAAGAGGCCGAGCAGGATATTGAACAACAGCTATCAGGAGGAACTGATAGACCAGCAGAAGATGCAGGTAACCCCGAGCAAGAAAGTATTCCGATCATTTTGAAAGCCGATACAACCGGTGGCATTGAAGGGTTGAGTCACGAACTTAAGAAGCTTGAAAATGAACGAGTGAGGCTCGATGTCGTTCACAAAGGTATCGGTCCGGTCAATGAAAACGACGTCATGCTAGCATCGACCAACAACAAAGCGATCATCGTTGGTTTTAATATTGATATAAGCAACACTGCAAAAACCATTGCGCAACGCGATGATATCGAAATGGGTACATTTGATATTATCTATGACGCTGTTGATTGGCTTACCACAGCGGTTGAACGACGCACACCAACGATCGAGGAGAAAGAAACTACCGGTAAAGCAAAAGTTCTTCGACGGTTTAGTCAAACAAAACACAGGCAAGTTCTCGGCGGTCGAGTCGAGGAAGGTGTTCTCAAAGTTGGCGAAAAGATCTCTATCTATCGACGAGAGGCGGAGATAGCCAAAGGCACCATAAAAAATCTTCAGCAACAGAAAGCAGACGTATCAAAAGTTGAAGAAGGAATGGAATTCGGTACAGAGATCGAGGCGCGGATCGAGATCCAGCCAGGAGACTTCATTGAGGCTTTTGACATTATTAAAAGATAA
- a CDS encoding DUF4446 family protein: MNIDLPVSLDILVIAVIVVLVALVLFLIYWIIRIERKFSILLATKNAETLEDTLVAIYKNLDKLNGFREKTETHINDLENRMQTAVRGVETVRFNPFAGDGSGGNHSFATALISERGDGIVLSSLYARERTNVFSKRVTSFKPHQELSEEEQNVIDLARVLTQGNKK; the protein is encoded by the coding sequence ATGAACATTGACCTACCTGTTTCACTCGATATTCTTGTAATTGCTGTTATTGTTGTTCTCGTAGCACTTGTGCTATTCCTCATTTACTGGATCATTCGTATTGAGCGAAAATTCAGCATCCTCTTAGCTACAAAAAACGCTGAAACTCTAGAGGACACATTAGTTGCGATCTACAAGAACCTCGATAAACTCAATGGATTTCGGGAAAAAACAGAAACCCACATCAATGATCTAGAAAATAGAATGCAAACTGCTGTTCGTGGAGTTGAAACGGTTCGGTTCAATCCATTCGCCGGAGATGGGTCTGGTGGCAACCATAGTTTTGCTACAGCCTTGATTTCTGAGCGCGGTGATGGCATTGTGCTCTCAAGTCTTTATGCACGCGAGCGAACAAATGTCTTCTCTAAGCGCGTGACGAGCTTTAAGCCCCACCAGGAATTATCTGAGGAGGAACAGAATGTTATTGACCTCGCCCGAGTTCTAACGCAAGGCAACAAGAAGTAA
- a CDS encoding AAA family ATPase, with translation MNMPPFHNFTTKGKEAIRKAHELAIERGQNHVNPLHLLTALILQEESMVTSILDKLEIDTIMLTDSLIEQIEAPEAAHTMSPSYQIYLTPELATIIEDSARIAQELGDEFVSTEHLFISTIESPGNAKEMLNQFHIEKESVLAVLEELKHSSMVDTEETPKKNKNLARYTRNLTQEAAENKIDPVIGREEEIARIIQILSRRTKNNPMLIGEAGVGKTAIVEGLAAKIASGDVPESLKDKEIVSLDLGLLIAGTKYRGEFEERLKNIIKEVERSEGQIVLFIDEIHTIVGAGAADGSVDASNMLKPALARGGLRAVGATTFKEYQRHIEKDPALTRRFQPVHVNEPTDEDTITILRGLKERYELYHGVGITDESIRSAVTLSSRYITDRFLPDKAVDLIDESASYLKISLENMPPQLQETHQQIMKLEIEREALRKEAEENNNKKAKTRTKQIDREIADLREKTSELELKWKNEKETVSGIKVDKEQLERLRLEAEAAESQADLTKAAEIRYGAIPAIEKDLENKTKRLKQLQKSRRILHEEITGEDVASVVSRWTGIPVARMLEEEAEKLNRMEEMLKARVIGQEEAVQKIADTVKRSRAGIADPNRPIGSFMFLGPTGVGKTELTKALAEFMFDDDEALIRVDMSEFMERHAVSKLVGSPPGYVGHEEGGNLTEQVRHRPYSVILFDEIEKAHPEVFNILLQVLDNGHLTDAKGKKVNFKNTVIVMTSNVGASYIDQMQQIGFSSANDQDKENYDHAKTKVMESLKESFKPEFLNRLDDIVMFDILSRQAIRGIVRNQVDIVKDRLAEKEITLKVSNKVISYLADEGYDPQYGARPLKRLIQSKILTPVASMMVSQGVMRGGSVKVDLDDKGEFSFDVKKGKKGSFIRDKIEIEDQSASEKPQQKKTTTKTSANTKSKPKQKRKEPVGAKK, from the coding sequence ATGAACATGCCTCCATTCCACAACTTTACAACAAAGGGCAAGGAAGCGATTCGCAAAGCGCACGAGCTTGCGATCGAGCGTGGGCAGAACCACGTGAACCCGCTCCACTTGCTTACGGCTCTGATTCTGCAGGAAGAGTCAATGGTGACATCGATCCTCGACAAACTCGAGATCGATACCATCATGCTGACCGATTCTCTGATTGAGCAGATCGAGGCACCGGAGGCCGCTCACACTATGTCGCCGTCGTACCAGATCTACCTCACTCCTGAGCTGGCAACCATTATCGAGGATTCTGCTCGTATTGCTCAAGAGCTTGGCGATGAGTTTGTTTCAACCGAACACCTTTTTATCTCTACGATCGAATCGCCGGGCAATGCTAAAGAGATGCTGAATCAATTTCACATCGAAAAGGAGAGTGTATTGGCTGTACTTGAGGAGCTTAAGCACAGTTCAATGGTGGATACTGAGGAGACACCAAAGAAAAATAAGAATCTTGCCCGGTATACCCGCAATCTCACTCAGGAAGCGGCTGAAAATAAGATCGACCCGGTCATTGGACGAGAAGAGGAGATCGCTCGCATCATTCAGATCCTCTCACGACGCACAAAAAACAACCCAATGCTTATCGGTGAAGCCGGTGTCGGTAAGACCGCCATCGTCGAGGGTCTGGCAGCAAAAATTGCATCCGGGGATGTGCCGGAGTCATTGAAAGATAAGGAGATCGTTTCGCTCGACCTCGGTCTCTTGATCGCCGGTACGAAATACCGCGGAGAGTTCGAGGAGCGTCTTAAAAATATTATTAAAGAGGTCGAACGATCAGAAGGTCAGATCGTGCTCTTTATCGATGAGATCCACACGATCGTCGGTGCTGGTGCGGCTGACGGTTCGGTTGATGCTTCGAACATGCTTAAACCAGCGCTTGCTCGTGGAGGGTTGCGCGCTGTTGGGGCTACAACATTCAAGGAATATCAGCGTCATATTGAAAAAGATCCGGCACTCACTCGTCGTTTTCAGCCTGTGCATGTAAATGAGCCGACCGATGAAGACACTATTACGATTCTTCGTGGACTCAAGGAACGCTATGAGCTGTACCACGGTGTCGGTATCACCGACGAATCTATCCGCTCAGCGGTGACGCTTTCGAGTCGATATATAACCGATCGTTTTCTGCCAGATAAGGCTGTTGATTTGATCGATGAATCTGCTTCATATCTCAAGATCTCTCTTGAGAATATGCCGCCGCAACTTCAGGAAACTCACCAGCAGATCATGAAACTCGAGATCGAGCGAGAAGCTTTGAGAAAGGAAGCGGAAGAAAATAATAATAAAAAAGCAAAAACGCGTACGAAGCAAATTGATCGCGAGATCGCTGATCTGCGTGAGAAGACATCCGAGTTAGAATTGAAATGGAAGAACGAAAAGGAGACTGTGTCAGGTATTAAAGTAGATAAAGAACAGCTCGAACGGCTGCGCCTAGAAGCGGAAGCGGCAGAATCACAAGCTGACCTCACGAAAGCCGCGGAGATTCGCTACGGAGCCATTCCGGCGATCGAAAAGGATCTGGAAAATAAAACAAAACGCCTCAAGCAACTTCAAAAAAGTCGACGGATCCTGCATGAAGAGATCACAGGCGAGGATGTCGCAAGTGTGGTCTCACGCTGGACCGGTATCCCGGTAGCACGAATGCTTGAGGAGGAAGCAGAGAAACTTAATCGAATGGAAGAGATGCTCAAGGCTCGGGTTATTGGGCAGGAAGAGGCTGTCCAGAAAATAGCTGATACGGTTAAGCGATCGCGCGCAGGTATTGCTGATCCTAACCGACCGATCGGCTCGTTCATGTTCCTTGGTCCGACCGGTGTTGGAAAAACAGAGCTGACCAAGGCCCTTGCTGAATTTATGTTTGACGATGATGAGGCATTGATCCGAGTTGATATGTCAGAGTTCATGGAGCGACACGCTGTGTCCAAGCTCGTCGGTTCACCTCCGGGATATGTAGGTCATGAAGAGGGTGGTAACTTAACCGAACAAGTACGCCATCGACCGTATTCGGTCATTCTTTTTGATGAGATCGAAAAAGCGCATCCGGAAGTGTTCAATATTCTACTTCAGGTGCTCGATAACGGTCACTTAACTGATGCAAAGGGAAAAAAGGTCAACTTTAAGAACACGGTTATTGTTATGACCTCAAACGTTGGAGCAAGCTATATTGATCAAATGCAGCAGATCGGTTTCTCAAGCGCGAATGATCAGGATAAAGAAAATTACGATCATGCAAAAACTAAAGTAATGGAGAGCTTGAAGGAGTCGTTCAAACCTGAGTTTTTGAATCGACTTGATGATATTGTCATGTTCGATATTCTTAGTCGCCAGGCAATACGGGGCATCGTGCGCAACCAGGTTGATATAGTGAAAGATCGACTTGCTGAAAAAGAGATTACCTTGAAGGTTTCTAACAAGGTTATATCGTATCTTGCAGACGAGGGGTACGACCCACAGTACGGTGCGCGCCCGCTTAAGCGCTTGATTCAAAGCAAGATCCTAACACCTGTTGCGTCGATGATGGTCTCACAAGGGGTGATGCGCGGTGGATCGGTCAAGGTTGATCTGGACGATAAAGGAGAATTTTCCTTCGATGTAAAGAAAGGGAAAAAAGGAAGCTTTATACGAGATAAAATTGAGATTGAAGATCAAAGCGCCTCAGAAAAGCCTCAACAGAAAAAGACAACAACAAAGACATCTGCCAACACAAAGTCAAAACCAAAGCAAAAGAGGAAGGAGCCAGTGGGAGCGAAGAAGTAA
- the alr gene encoding alanine racemase, with the protein MQPREYNSNALRTWIDVDTKVLEHNYNLFREVLSKETTLCAVVKSNAYGHSLVDYAKQMEGFGVDWLAVDTLVEGLRLREEGITAPILVLGYTLPDMFTKAADNDISIMISGFESLGHALRYAGKKPLKIHIKCDTGMHRQGFLEGQIKKAVRDIRKAENPKVVIEGVFTHFADAKNPSEPRRTQEQIEIFERVRQEFVDAGHSPIVHAAATSTTVIFPEAHYDMVRVGIGLYGLWPSVATKQYAQEWLPLQPVLSWKSVVSEVKAVPAGSQFGYGFTESVARDSKIAVIPIGYWHGYPRSLSSIGHMLIRGKRAKVLGTVSMDITVVDVTDIKGVKAGDEVMLIGKDGKDDITADELAGMTGTINYEIVTRINPLIKRFYV; encoded by the coding sequence ATGCAACCACGAGAATATAACTCAAACGCACTTCGTACCTGGATCGATGTTGATACCAAGGTACTTGAACACAACTACAATCTTTTTAGGGAGGTTCTCTCTAAAGAGACAACGTTGTGTGCGGTCGTTAAGTCAAACGCGTACGGGCACAGTCTCGTTGATTATGCTAAGCAGATGGAAGGGTTTGGCGTGGATTGGCTTGCGGTCGACACGCTTGTGGAAGGTCTTCGACTGCGCGAAGAAGGTATCACTGCACCGATATTGGTTCTGGGGTATACGCTGCCTGATATGTTCACAAAGGCAGCAGACAATGATATATCCATAATGATCTCCGGGTTTGAATCGCTCGGCCACGCGCTTCGGTATGCGGGCAAGAAACCTCTTAAGATTCATATTAAATGCGACACCGGAATGCATCGGCAAGGATTCTTGGAGGGTCAGATAAAAAAGGCGGTGCGAGACATTCGCAAAGCAGAGAATCCGAAGGTTGTGATTGAGGGCGTCTTCACACATTTTGCGGATGCCAAAAATCCATCCGAGCCGCGCCGGACGCAAGAACAAATAGAGATCTTCGAGAGGGTCAGACAAGAGTTCGTTGACGCAGGGCACTCACCTATTGTTCACGCTGCCGCTACGTCGACTACTGTTATCTTCCCTGAAGCACATTATGACATGGTGCGTGTCGGCATCGGTCTCTATGGCTTGTGGCCCTCTGTCGCTACCAAGCAGTATGCGCAAGAATGGCTTCCACTCCAACCCGTGCTTTCCTGGAAAAGTGTTGTAAGCGAGGTGAAGGCGGTCCCTGCCGGTTCGCAGTTCGGATACGGTTTTACCGAAAGCGTTGCTCGGGATTCAAAGATCGCGGTCATTCCGATCGGCTACTGGCACGGGTATCCACGCTCGCTTTCATCGATCGGTCATATGTTGATCCGTGGCAAGCGTGCCAAAGTGCTCGGCACCGTTTCGATGGATATAACGGTAGTTGATGTTACTGACATTAAGGGAGTTAAGGCAGGGGATGAAGTAATGCTTATTGGAAAAGACGGCAAAGACGACATTACTGCCGATGAGCTCGCCGGTATGACCGGCACGATCAACTACGAGATCGTTACTCGTATCAATCCATTAATTAAGAGGTTTTACGTTTAG
- a CDS encoding pyridoxal phosphate-dependent aminotransferase has translation MRQNIVHPGADELSYEIREIVEVANQLQAAGQTIYWENIGDPVAKGEKIPDWIKEKIIEVIKTDDSSFGYSPTKGDVGAREYIAHERNIEGGIQITADDILFFNGLGDAISKIYEYVHPDVRVIGPNPAYPTHSSAEAAHAGSHHLTYRLDPYNNWYPDLEDLRSKVEKDTSIGGIILINPDNPTGMVYSQEVIAGLVDIAREFNLFIISDEIYSNIFYGGVEHKKLAQVIGDVPAIAMRGISKEFPWPGARCGWVEFYNRDKDETFNRYCRSLVDAKMLEVCSTTLPQKMIPKVMGDERYYPYLAERNKQYEKRAQQLYDALADIEGLVVNKANGAFYMTVMFKKGVLTGTEMIPIENEDARGIVAPYLKNGHEADKRFVYNLLASTGICVVPLSTGFNSDLFGFRITLLERDDDTFEYIVGTLKDAIEKYIQKA, from the coding sequence ATGCGACAAAACATAGTACATCCGGGCGCAGATGAATTAAGTTACGAGATACGAGAGATTGTTGAAGTAGCAAACCAGCTTCAGGCTGCCGGTCAGACGATCTACTGGGAGAACATAGGTGACCCGGTCGCCAAAGGTGAGAAGATCCCCGACTGGATCAAGGAGAAGATCATCGAGGTCATCAAAACAGATGACAGTAGTTTTGGCTATTCTCCCACAAAGGGTGATGTAGGTGCGCGTGAGTACATAGCCCACGAGCGCAACATCGAAGGGGGGATACAGATCACCGCCGATGATATCCTGTTCTTCAATGGGCTTGGTGACGCTATTTCTAAAATATACGAATACGTTCATCCGGATGTTCGCGTCATCGGCCCAAACCCGGCCTACCCGACTCATTCCTCTGCTGAGGCAGCCCACGCCGGCTCTCATCATCTGACCTACCGTCTTGATCCCTATAACAACTGGTATCCGGATCTGGAGGATCTGCGAAGTAAGGTGGAAAAAGATACGTCTATTGGCGGGATCATCCTGATCAATCCGGACAACCCGACGGGTATGGTGTATTCACAAGAAGTGATCGCCGGACTAGTGGATATTGCCCGTGAATTCAACTTGTTCATTATCTCCGATGAGATCTACTCGAACATTTTTTATGGAGGTGTTGAGCATAAGAAATTAGCACAAGTGATCGGTGACGTGCCGGCGATCGCAATGCGCGGTATCTCAAAGGAGTTTCCATGGCCTGGTGCGCGGTGCGGTTGGGTCGAGTTTTATAATCGGGACAAGGATGAAACATTTAATCGGTACTGCCGTTCACTGGTCGACGCCAAGATGCTTGAGGTGTGTTCAACCACGTTGCCGCAGAAAATGATCCCAAAGGTAATGGGAGACGAGCGGTATTATCCATATTTGGCTGAGCGTAATAAACAGTATGAAAAGAGAGCGCAGCAACTGTATGACGCGCTGGCAGATATCGAAGGTCTGGTGGTGAACAAAGCCAACGGCGCATTTTATATGACAGTAATGTTCAAGAAAGGGGTACTCACCGGCACTGAGATGATCCCGATCGAAAATGAGGATGCGAGGGGGATCGTTGCACCATATCTCAAAAATGGTCACGAGGCGGACAAACGCTTTGTTTATAACCTACTCGCTTCGACCGGTATTTGTGTCGTGCCGCTTTCGACCGGGTTCAATTCAGACCTCTTTGGTTTCCGGATCACGCTCCTCGAACGAGATGATGATACATTCGAGTATATAGTGGGTACCTTAAAAGACGCTATAGAGAAATATATTCAGAAAGCTTGA
- the rpmG gene encoding 50S ribosomal protein L33: MSQDNLIKLQCGDCKQINYWSRKNKKLDQNKITLQKHCKWCRKHAEHKEMKK; encoded by the coding sequence ATGTCACAAGATAACCTAATAAAACTCCAGTGTGGAGACTGCAAACAGATCAACTATTGGTCTCGTAAGAATAAGAAGCTTGATCAGAACAAGATCACGCTTCAGAAGCACTGCAAGTGGTGCCGAAAGCACGCGGAGCACAAAGAGATGAAGAAATAG
- a CDS encoding DUF5659 domain-containing protein, with the protein MNQEAVSFREDSSSVFTTYDLGASAALLSSGYQLQGLEKTNSRKVLFVFKRDKEIEEHANKYFSNQLEVKARSYFDNLKALKNKLYSD; encoded by the coding sequence ATGAACCAAGAAGCAGTCTCATTCCGCGAGGACTCATCATCAGTCTTCACAACGTATGACCTCGGAGCCTCGGCAGCACTACTGTCTAGCGGTTACCAACTTCAGGGACTAGAGAAAACAAACTCTCGTAAGGTCCTTTTTGTATTCAAACGAGATAAAGAAATTGAGGAGCATGCCAATAAGTATTTTTCTAACCAATTAGAAGTCAAGGCGCGGTCGTACTTTGACAACCTGAAAGCTCTTAAAAACAAGCTCTACTCTGATTAG